The Castanea sativa cultivar Marrone di Chiusa Pesio chromosome 11, ASM4071231v1 genome contains a region encoding:
- the LOC142617740 gene encoding F-box/kelch-repeat protein At3g23880-like — MSDYLPEEVVLEILHRLPVKSLIQFRCVSKSWNSLITSSVFINSYLTLSLSLPSNSNNLIVRHFVDSSCVEHYKLIDDNNDSFDQIQSIEFPLTSRRIQHFVLIGSANGLFSVHKHERFILWNPSIRKFITLPKPCITVKTHGKVTCRLAFGFDPRTNDYKVVRIAFPYRTDMSEEAKPPLIETYSLNEGSWRITSAPFPPGIGFSDWCRPAASLNGAVHFAVHDKYKPGCPLVLSFDLGDEVFRVISVPNGAFHTGDYVHTSVIGGSLSLLCHDTYRHTVNKCCSIWVMKEYGVVDSWTKQFTIKLNGVKIIRVLGLQGNGNILLEANGRLGSELFSYDPKSEQVKNLGICGGPCYFCVDIYMENLVLLNRPNDTVSKRRVSRKRKCRFTMTVIDIILYYGGPLKNANVNKGLSFEGPGIKLEFIQIDRRLKTLDELKKTVMEELCMNSAVHNVQITYRMPHEVLKDRINYKYMAIEADKHVKIMFDKLERISEVTMIELYIQLEPRAEVGIEEFQQTTTSYRL, encoded by the exons ATGTCAGACTATCTCCCAGAGGAAGTTGTGCTGGAAATTCTACACAGACTTCCCGTCAAATCCCTAATTCAATTCAGGTGCGTTTCAAAATCATGGAACTCTCTAATTACAAGCTCTGTCTTCATCAATTCCTATCTCACTCTATCACTTTCACTTCCCTCCAACTCCAACAATTTAATTGTTAGGCACTTCGTTGATAGTTCTTGTGTAGAGCACTACAAATTAATTGACGATAACAATGACTCATTTGATCAAATTCAAAGCATTGAGTTCCCACTCACGAGTCGTCGTATCCAACATTTTGTGTTAATTGGTTCCGCGAATGGCTTGTTCAGTGTTCATAAACACGAGCGCTTTATTCTTTGGAATCCCTCTATCAGAAAATTTATTACCCTTCCAAAGCCTTGCATTACTGTCAAGACACACGGCAAAGTTACATGTCGTTTAGCATTCGGGTTTGATCCGCGAACTAATGATTATAAGGTGGTGAGGATTGCATTTCCATATAGAACTGATATGTCTGAAGAGGCCAAACCACCTCTAATAGAGACTTATTCTCTTAATGAGGGCTCTTGGAGAATAACTAGTGCCCCTTTTCCGCCGGGTATTGGTTTTTCTGATTGGTGTCGACCGGCAGCTTCTTTAAATGGGGCTGTCCATTTTGCGGTACATGATAAGTACAAGCCCGGTTGTCCATTAGTTTTGTCATTTGACTTGGGTGATGAGGTTTTTCGTGTGATATCAGTGCCAAATGGTGCATTTCATACGGGTGATTATGTTCATACCTCAGTAATTGGAGGATCGCTTTCTCTTTTATGTCATGATACTTATAGGCACACGGTCAACAAATGCTGTTCCATTTGGGTGATGAAAGAGTATGGCGTTGTTGATTCTTGGACTAAGCAGTTCACCATTAAGCTCAATGGAGTAAAAATTATAAGGGTATTAGGTCTCCAAGGGAATGGTAATATATTACTAGAGGCAAACGGACGATTGGGTTCGGAGCTGTTTTCATATGACCCTAAGAGTGAACAAGTTAAGAATTTGGGGATTTGTGGTGGGCCATGCTATTTTTGTGTTGATATTTATATGGAGAACCTTGTCTTACTCAACAGACCAAATGACACAGTTTCCAAAAGGAGAGTGAGCAGGAAGAGGAAATGCAG gttcacaatgACTGTAATTGATATAATCCTATACTACggtggtccgcttaagaatGCCAATGTGAACAAGGGATTGTCATTTGAAGGGCCAGGTATAAAGTTGGAGTTTATCCAAATTGACCGAAGGTTGAAGActcttgatgaattgaagaagaCAGTTATGGAAGAATTGTGTATGAATTCTGCTGTGCACAACGtacaaattacttatcgtatgccacATGAAGTATTAAAAGaccggattaattacaagtatatggcAATAGAAgcagacaaacatgtaaagatcatgtttgacaagttggagagaaTATCCGAAGTGACTATgattgagttgtacatacagttggagccgcgtgcagaAGTTGGTATTGAAGAATTCCAACAAACAACTACAAGTTATAGGTTATAG
- the LOC142617812 gene encoding F-box protein At3g07870-like encodes MSDYLPEEVVLEILHRLPVKSLSRFRCVSKSWNSIITTPAFINSHFSSNSSNSNKLIVRHCVDKPYLEHYKLIDDNNDSSSDQIQHIDFPLTSSRINHFMLIGSVNGLFSLFELERYVLWNPSIRKFITLPNPCITVKTHGRVKCRSAFGFDPRTNDYKVVRIAFRCGTKRTEEAKVPLVEVYSLNEGSWRITSAGESFSPGISFDDWGRPSASLNGAVHFVANDRDDNFCPLVLSFDLGDGVFRVISVPNGAFRTSDYVHTSVIGGSLALLCHDTYRHTANNCCSIWVMKEYGVVDSWTKQFTVNLNGGLIRVLGLQKNGNILVEAELPLHWELSSYDPNSKQVKNLGICGRPYYFCVDNYMENLALLDKPNDAVSKRGVSRKRKCRDKLDSSQHFSICLLTSDEARVHLLQEAREQQQEVVQLEETVRQRQEAMLYQQEAIQQQMERMASFKSQLEKAADFKSRLAHLIQRLGGPGWRRI; translated from the exons ATGTCAGACTATCTCCCGGAGGAAGTGGTGCTGGAAATTCTGCACAGACTTCCCGTCAAATCCCTAAGTCGATTCAGGTGCGTTTCTAAATCATGGAACTCTATAATTACAACCCCTGCCTTCATCAATTCCCACTTCTCCTCCAATTCTTCCAACTCAAACAAATTAATTGTTAGGCACTGCGTTGATAAACCCTATTTAGAGCACTACAAGTTAATTGACGATAACAATGACTCCTCATCTGACCAAATTCAACACATTGATTTCCCACTAACGAGTAGTCGTATAAACCATTTTATGTTAATCGGTTCCGTGAATGGATTGTTCAGTCTTTTTGAACTAGAGCGCTATGTTCTTTGGAATCCATCTATTAGAAAATTTATAACCCTTCCAAACCCTTGCATTACTGTCAAGACGCATGGCCGCGTTAAGTGTCGTTCAGCATTCGGGTTTGATCCCCGGACTAATGATTATAAGGTGGTGAGGATTGCATTTCGATGCGGAACTAAAAGGACTGAAGAGGCCAAAGTACCTCTGGTCGAGGTTTACTCTCTTAATGAGGGGTCTTGGAGAATAACAAGTGCTGGTGAATCTTTTTCACCCGGGATTAGTTTTGATGATTGGGGGCGACCATCAGCTTCTTTAAATGGGGCTGTCCATTTTGTAGCGAATGATAGGGATGATAACTTTTGTCCATTAGTTTTGTCGTTTGACTTGGGTGATGGGGTTTTTCGTGTGATATCAGTGCCAAATGGTGCATTCCGTACGAGTGATTATGTTCATACTTCAGTAATTGGAGGTTCGCTTGCTCTTTTATGTCATGATACTTATAGGCACACAGCGAACAACTGCTGTTCGATTTGGGTGATGAAAGAGTATGGTGTTGTTGATTCTTGGACTAAACAATTCACTGTTAATCTCAACGGAGGACTTATAAGGGTATTAGGTCTACAGAAGAATGGTAATATATTAGTAGAGGCAGAACTACCGCTTCATTGGGAGCTATCTTCATATGACCCTAACAGCAAACAAGTTAAGAATTTGGGAATTTGTGGGAGACCATACTATTTTTGTGTTGATAATTATATGGAGAACCTTGCTTTGCTTGACAAACCGAATGATGCAGTTTCCAAAAGGGGAGTGAGCAGGAAGAGAAAATGCAGAGATAAGCTTGATTCAAGTCAACATTTCAGCATTTGCTT GTTGACATCTGATGAAGCTAGAGTACACCTGCTACAAGAGGCAAGAGAACAGCAACAAGAGGTAGTACAACTTGAAGAGACAGTACGCCAGCGACAAGAGGCAATGCTATATCAACAGGAGGCAATACAACAGCAGATGGAGAGAATGGCCTCTTTTAAATCACAATTGGAGAAAGCGGCCGATTTTAAATCAAGATTGGCCCATTTGATTCAGCGATTAGGGGGGCCAG GCTGGAGACGTATTTAG
- the LOC142617813 gene encoding F-box protein CPR1-like isoform X1: MSDYLPEEVVLEILHRLPVKSLIRFRCVSKSWNSLITSSAFINSHLTRSLSLPSNPNKLIVRHCLDSPYVEHYKLIDDDSDSFDQIQNIEFPLTTRCFQHFVLIGSANGLFSLYEQERFILWNPSIRKFITLPKPCITVKTHGRITCRPAFGFDPRTNDYKVVRIAFRCRTNTSEEAKPPLIEVYSLNEGCWRITSASFPPGIAFTDWYRPTASSGGAVHFAVYDKDNCDCPLVLSFDLSDEVFRLISWPNGAFSLRFVYTSVIGGSLSLLLFDDGYLDNNRCAIWVMKDYGIVDSWTKLFAADLNKEITRVLGLQKNGSILVEAKLPRGWGLSSYDPKSQQVKNLGICGRPEYFHVDNYLENLVLLDKPNDAVSERGVCRERKCRYCCVAISKYFQTSIYCSQMLICYQLDIKSGQKFQRSVACAL, from the exons ATGTCAGACTATCTCCCAGAGGAAGTGGTGCTGGAAATTCTGCACAGACTTCCCGTCAAATCCCTAATTCGATTCAGGTGCGTTTCTAAATCATGGAACTCCCTAATTACAAGCTCGGCCTTCATCAATTCCCATCTCACTCGTTCACTTTCACTTCCTTCCAACCCCAACAAATTAATTGTTAGGCACTGCCTTGATAGTCCTTATGTAGAGCACTACAAATTAATTGACGACGACAGTGACTCATTTGATCAAATTCAAAACATTGAGTTCCCACTCACGACTCGTTGTTTCCAACATTTTGTGTTAATTGGTTCCGCGAATGGCTTGTTCAGTCTCTATGAACAAGAGCGCTTTATTCTTTGGAATCCCTCTATTAGAAAATTTATTACCCTTCCAAAGCCTTGCATTACTGTCAAGACACATGGCCGCATTACATGTCGCCCAGCATTTGGATTTGATCCTCGGACTAATGATTATAAGGTGGTGAGGATTGCATTTCGATGTAGAACTAATACCTCTGAAGAGGCCAAACCACCTCTAATTGAGGTTTACTCTCTTAATGAGGGGTGTTGGAGAATTACTAGTGCCTCTTTTCCTCCGGGTATTGCTTTTACTGATTGGTATCGACCCACAGCTTCTTCAGGTGGGGCTGTCCATTTTGCGGTATATGATAAGGACAATTGCGACTGTCCATTAGTTTTGTCGTTTGATTTGAGTGATGAGGTTTTTCGCTTGATATCATGGCCAAATGGAGCATTCAGTCTGAGATTTGTTTATACCTCAGTAATTGGGGGATCCCTTTCTCTATTACTTTTTGATGATGGGTATTTAGACAACAACCGCTGTGCCATTTGGGTGATGAAAGATTATGGCATTGTTGATTCTTGGACTAAACTGTTTGCCGCTGATCTCAACAAAGAAATTACAAGGGTATTAGGTCTCCAGAAGAATGGTAGTATATTAGTGGAGGCAAAATTACCAAGAGGTTGGGGGCTCTCTTCATATGACCCTAAGAGCCAACAAGTTAAGAATTTGGGGATCTGTGGTAGGCCAGAATATTTTCATGTTGATAATTATTTGGAGAACCTTGTCTTACTCGACAAACCGAATGATGCAGTTTCCGAAAGGGGAGTGTGCAGGGAGAGGAAATGCAG ATACTGCTGTGTGGCTATAAGTAAATACTTTCAGACCTCAATATACTGCTCTCAGATGTTAATTTGTTATCAGCTTGATATAAAGAGTGGTCAGAAGTTCCAGAGATCAGTTGCTTGTGCTCTTTAG
- the LOC142617813 gene encoding F-box protein At3g07870-like isoform X2 — MSDYLPEEVVLEILHRLPVKSLIRFRCVSKSWNSLITSSAFINSHLTRSLSLPSNPNKLIVRHCLDSPYVEHYKLIDDDSDSFDQIQNIEFPLTTRCFQHFVLIGSANGLFSLYEQERFILWNPSIRKFITLPKPCITVKTHGRITCRPAFGFDPRTNDYKVVRIAFRCRTNTSEEAKPPLIEVYSLNEGCWRITSASFPPGIAFTDWYRPTASSGGAVHFAVYDKDNCDCPLVLSFDLSDEVFRLISWPNGAFSLRFVYTSVIGGSLSLLLFDDGYLDNNRCAIWVMKDYGIVDSWTKLFAADLNKEITRVLGLQKNGSILVEAKLPRGWGLSSYDPKSQQVKNLGICGRPEYFHVDNYLENLVLLDKPNDAVSERGVCRERKCSLI, encoded by the exons ATGTCAGACTATCTCCCAGAGGAAGTGGTGCTGGAAATTCTGCACAGACTTCCCGTCAAATCCCTAATTCGATTCAGGTGCGTTTCTAAATCATGGAACTCCCTAATTACAAGCTCGGCCTTCATCAATTCCCATCTCACTCGTTCACTTTCACTTCCTTCCAACCCCAACAAATTAATTGTTAGGCACTGCCTTGATAGTCCTTATGTAGAGCACTACAAATTAATTGACGACGACAGTGACTCATTTGATCAAATTCAAAACATTGAGTTCCCACTCACGACTCGTTGTTTCCAACATTTTGTGTTAATTGGTTCCGCGAATGGCTTGTTCAGTCTCTATGAACAAGAGCGCTTTATTCTTTGGAATCCCTCTATTAGAAAATTTATTACCCTTCCAAAGCCTTGCATTACTGTCAAGACACATGGCCGCATTACATGTCGCCCAGCATTTGGATTTGATCCTCGGACTAATGATTATAAGGTGGTGAGGATTGCATTTCGATGTAGAACTAATACCTCTGAAGAGGCCAAACCACCTCTAATTGAGGTTTACTCTCTTAATGAGGGGTGTTGGAGAATTACTAGTGCCTCTTTTCCTCCGGGTATTGCTTTTACTGATTGGTATCGACCCACAGCTTCTTCAGGTGGGGCTGTCCATTTTGCGGTATATGATAAGGACAATTGCGACTGTCCATTAGTTTTGTCGTTTGATTTGAGTGATGAGGTTTTTCGCTTGATATCATGGCCAAATGGAGCATTCAGTCTGAGATTTGTTTATACCTCAGTAATTGGGGGATCCCTTTCTCTATTACTTTTTGATGATGGGTATTTAGACAACAACCGCTGTGCCATTTGGGTGATGAAAGATTATGGCATTGTTGATTCTTGGACTAAACTGTTTGCCGCTGATCTCAACAAAGAAATTACAAGGGTATTAGGTCTCCAGAAGAATGGTAGTATATTAGTGGAGGCAAAATTACCAAGAGGTTGGGGGCTCTCTTCATATGACCCTAAGAGCCAACAAGTTAAGAATTTGGGGATCTGTGGTAGGCCAGAATATTTTCATGTTGATAATTATTTGGAGAACCTTGTCTTACTCGACAAACCGAATGATGCAGTTTCCGAAAGGGGAGTGTGCAGGGAGAGGAAATGCAG CTTGATATAA